The following are encoded in a window of Stigmatella erecta genomic DNA:
- a CDS encoding phenylacetate--CoA ligase family protein, translated as MSIPFEARLRALKTPPVISRYFSEGEPADRMPPERLARYQLESLKALVQRAYEHSPFYQEKMKQAGIGPQDIEQLEDLSRLPFLTKDELRGKPWILLTCDKKDVVLVQVSTGTTGGEEIYMAYTWNDYLLHDLSPQYKHLFPVGPGDICLNALPYEMSTAGLAFHKTFMEGYQATVIPAGKGGAYSTATKTLKMVRDLSPNLIVTSPSWAITLAEEAARSGISLPSLGLKKMWLTGEGCSAAFRQRVETLFGTTANYFYGSLECGALGIECDAHNGYHLTQAHVLMEIVDPKTGVPLKQGEVGEIVVTALLRYDSPVIRFRTGDLGYLETAACACGSTMSRFHLRGRAFDQLQFRGKALSPLLLEESLMRMPEVGNWFQFVMPSSDSARIKIRCELAAGIPPSNTLAATIAGRMEEATRLPFDIEFVDRLPRTGGKAVRVVRE; from the coding sequence ATGAGCATCCCGTTCGAAGCGCGTCTGCGGGCCCTGAAGACCCCTCCCGTCATCTCCCGCTACTTCTCGGAGGGAGAGCCCGCGGATCGCATGCCGCCCGAGAGGCTTGCCCGGTATCAACTCGAATCACTCAAGGCCCTCGTCCAGCGGGCGTATGAGCACTCCCCGTTCTATCAGGAGAAGATGAAGCAGGCGGGCATTGGCCCCCAGGACATCGAGCAGTTGGAGGACCTGAGCCGGCTCCCCTTCCTGACGAAGGACGAGCTGCGGGGAAAGCCCTGGATCCTGCTGACCTGCGACAAGAAAGACGTCGTGCTCGTGCAGGTCTCCACGGGAACCACGGGCGGCGAAGAGATCTACATGGCTTACACGTGGAACGACTACCTGCTCCACGATCTCTCCCCTCAGTACAAACACCTGTTTCCCGTCGGGCCGGGTGACATCTGCCTGAATGCCCTGCCTTACGAGATGAGCACTGCGGGGCTCGCCTTTCACAAGACGTTCATGGAGGGCTATCAGGCCACCGTCATCCCCGCGGGCAAGGGGGGCGCCTACTCCACGGCCACCAAGACGCTCAAGATGGTCCGGGACCTGAGCCCCAACCTCATCGTCACCAGTCCCTCCTGGGCCATCACGCTGGCGGAAGAGGCCGCGCGCAGCGGCATCTCCCTGCCCAGCCTGGGGCTGAAGAAGATGTGGTTGACCGGTGAGGGGTGCTCCGCCGCCTTCCGGCAGCGCGTGGAGACGCTCTTCGGCACCACGGCCAATTACTTCTACGGCTCGCTCGAGTGTGGGGCGCTGGGCATCGAGTGCGATGCCCACAACGGCTACCACCTGACCCAGGCCCACGTCCTCATGGAGATCGTGGACCCCAAGACGGGGGTGCCCCTGAAGCAGGGAGAGGTTGGCGAAATCGTCGTGACGGCGCTCCTGCGCTACGACAGCCCCGTCATCCGCTTCCGCACCGGAGACCTGGGCTACCTGGAGACCGCCGCCTGTGCCTGCGGCTCCACGATGAGCCGCTTCCACCTGCGCGGCCGGGCGTTCGACCAGCTCCAGTTCCGGGGCAAGGCGCTCTCGCCCCTGCTCCTGGAGGAGTCCCTGATGCGGATGCCCGAGGTGGGCAACTGGTTCCAGTTCGTCATGCCGTCCTCGGACAGCGCGCGCATCAAGATCCGCTGTGAGCTGGCGGCGGGCATCCCGCCTTCCAACACGCTGGCCGCCACGATCGCGGGCCGGATGGAAGAGGCCACCCGCCTGCCCTTCGACATCGAGTTCGTGGACCGCCTGCCGCGCACGGGTGGCAAGGCCGTCCGCGTCGTCCGCGAGTAG
- a CDS encoding amidohydrolase family protein, producing MIIDAHAHLSPTPFGSAENYLEMLKQSGIQQGVVCPGGMLDVRKMNDFISGQKKPDTTPKNDYVSQSVQAHPQLHPVACVDPCDAQSVAKLETYLGQGFRGLMVSPLVHKFSFSDGTMAELAALCGKHGVPIISHNGWRPGANTLDYVRLAKAFPRTNFILEHMGAHPADAEATDATASMDNLFLETSLGAHLHIVETVKKAGPNKLIFGSEYPLSHPAVEMKKVFMLPITDGERERILGGNIRELLHLD from the coding sequence ATGATCATCGATGCACATGCCCACCTGTCCCCAACGCCCTTTGGCTCCGCGGAGAATTACCTGGAGATGCTGAAGCAGAGCGGCATCCAGCAGGGCGTCGTCTGTCCCGGGGGCATGCTGGATGTCCGGAAGATGAACGACTTCATCTCCGGTCAGAAGAAGCCCGACACGACGCCCAAGAACGACTACGTGAGCCAGTCCGTCCAGGCCCATCCCCAGCTGCACCCGGTGGCCTGTGTGGATCCGTGTGACGCTCAGTCCGTCGCGAAGCTGGAGACGTACCTGGGCCAGGGGTTCCGTGGCCTGATGGTGTCTCCACTTGTCCACAAGTTCTCGTTCTCGGACGGGACGATGGCGGAGCTGGCCGCCCTGTGCGGCAAGCACGGGGTGCCCATCATCTCGCACAATGGCTGGCGGCCGGGGGCCAACACCCTGGACTACGTCCGGCTGGCCAAGGCCTTCCCCCGCACGAACTTCATCCTGGAGCACATGGGGGCGCACCCCGCGGACGCGGAAGCGACGGATGCCACGGCCTCGATGGACAACCTCTTCCTGGAGACGTCGCTCGGCGCCCACCTCCACATCGTGGAGACGGTGAAAAAGGCAGGCCCCAACAAACTCATCTTCGGCTCCGAGTATCCCCTCTCCCATCCCGCAGTGGAGATGAAGAAAGTCTTCATGCTTCCCATCACGGATGGAGAGCGCGAGCGGATCCTCGGCGGGAACATCCGCGAACTGCTGCACCTCGATTGA
- a CDS encoding phenylacetate--CoA ligase family protein: protein MATPNRLEAINRVLQQARNSVFYKERLPATPLRNWEEFQRLPFTSKEDLRRHSPHGLVCVPAQELLQYHESSATTGAPVSVWYSRDDLTEIRERFSEWGVGFKPGDRVLIRFPYALSTIGHFVHAAAQHRHACVIPADSRTSITPLPRVIELMRKLQVSVLATISLSAVMIAEAAEMSGFDPRRDFPHLRAICCAGEPLTLYRRKFLEELWGVPVFDNYGMTETGPQAMDCHEQRLHPWQEQFWMEILDERLEKEVAPGEMGSLVVTSLSPRASPMIRYLTGDRVQRMDQSCGCGHTATLRVRGRADEALWVQGKPFDLWELEEIIYQLPSRRFWKVAASTDRLHFTVEKEQEGHTISPELLAQLEHRHGVRLTVDLVPKGTLYDRTELISFGMQGKPVYVSPSQSSQDRRP from the coding sequence ATGGCAACGCCCAATCGCCTTGAAGCCATCAACCGCGTCCTGCAGCAGGCGCGCAACTCTGTCTTCTACAAGGAGCGCCTGCCGGCCACACCACTGCGGAACTGGGAAGAGTTCCAGCGGCTGCCGTTCACGTCCAAGGAGGACCTGCGCCGGCACTCGCCTCATGGCCTGGTCTGCGTCCCGGCCCAGGAGCTCCTCCAGTACCACGAGTCCTCCGCCACCACGGGCGCGCCGGTGTCGGTCTGGTACAGCCGTGACGACTTGACGGAGATCCGCGAGCGGTTCTCCGAGTGGGGCGTCGGGTTCAAGCCGGGAGACCGGGTGCTCATCCGCTTTCCCTATGCGCTCTCCACCATCGGGCACTTCGTCCACGCCGCGGCCCAGCACCGGCACGCCTGCGTGATTCCCGCCGACAGCCGCACGAGCATCACGCCCCTGCCCCGCGTCATTGAACTCATGCGCAAGTTGCAGGTCAGCGTCCTCGCCACCATCTCTCTATCGGCGGTGATGATCGCCGAGGCCGCGGAGATGTCTGGGTTTGACCCTCGGCGGGATTTTCCTCATCTGCGAGCCATCTGCTGTGCCGGCGAGCCGCTGACGCTCTACCGGCGCAAGTTCCTCGAAGAACTCTGGGGCGTGCCTGTGTTTGACAACTACGGGATGACGGAGACCGGTCCCCAAGCCATGGATTGCCATGAGCAGCGTCTCCACCCCTGGCAAGAACAATTCTGGATGGAAATCCTGGATGAGCGGCTCGAGAAGGAAGTGGCGCCGGGAGAGATGGGCTCCCTCGTGGTCACCTCGCTCTCCCCGAGGGCCTCACCGATGATCCGCTACCTCACGGGGGACCGGGTCCAGCGCATGGACCAATCCTGTGGCTGCGGCCACACCGCCACCCTGCGCGTCCGCGGCCGGGCCGACGAGGCGCTGTGGGTCCAGGGCAAGCCGTTCGATCTCTGGGAGCTGGAGGAGATCATCTACCAGCTGCCCAGCCGCCGCTTCTGGAAGGTGGCCGCCAGCACGGACCGGCTGCACTTCACCGTCGAGAAGGAGCAGGAGGGGCACACCATCTCTCCGGAGCTGCTGGCGCAGCTGGAACACCGGCACGGCGTGCGCTTGACGGTGGACCTGGTTCCCAAGGGCACCCTCTACGACCGCACGGAGCTCATCTCTTTCGGGATGCAGGGCAAGCCCGTCTACGTCAGCCCGTCCCAGTCTTCGCAGGACCGCCGCCCGTAA
- a CDS encoding 3-dehydroquinate synthase II, with protein MNGLNMNEVSTMEKRERIRLERIEGDRNRIEETNSLIVWFDTAGLSTPKDGEGMLERVVNLDYTGAVLYPDNVATLAPVLPSRMLKVYSIQQLEDLERLRSMPQAGQEFIVASMNASLLEKAATLGFKTCYRAYVDDGASLHQSIQEGVNHAYLMVRFRDPTNIPLELVIASLQATRTVLIKEINSPQDVDDAIVTLGVMEVGAEGVMFSPRSHEVLSQFVSRLANLNRAQVKIESSTIVRSVPIGMGYRSCIDTSTLFSPTEGMLVGSTSQGGLLCCPEVFFLPYMELRPFRVNAGAVHSYVYNFGNRTDYMSELRAGSPVMLVDRSGNARRAAVGRMKTEVRPLRLIEAEFQSGERINTIMQDDWHVRIFSDEAKPLNITELRPGDKVLGHVAKPGRHVGIKVDEHIIES; from the coding sequence ATGAACGGCCTGAACATGAATGAAGTCAGCACCATGGAGAAGCGTGAGCGCATTCGCCTGGAACGCATCGAGGGCGACCGCAACCGCATCGAGGAAACCAATTCGCTCATCGTCTGGTTCGACACCGCGGGCCTGTCCACGCCGAAGGACGGCGAGGGCATGCTGGAGCGCGTCGTCAACCTGGACTACACCGGCGCCGTCCTCTACCCGGACAACGTGGCCACGCTCGCGCCCGTGCTCCCGTCGCGCATGCTCAAGGTCTACAGCATCCAGCAGCTCGAGGACCTGGAGCGGCTGCGCTCCATGCCCCAGGCCGGCCAGGAGTTCATCGTGGCCAGCATGAACGCCTCCCTGCTGGAGAAGGCCGCGACCCTCGGGTTCAAGACCTGCTACCGGGCGTATGTGGATGACGGGGCGAGCCTGCACCAGTCCATCCAGGAGGGCGTCAACCACGCCTACCTGATGGTCCGCTTCCGCGACCCCACGAACATCCCCCTGGAGCTGGTGATCGCCTCGCTCCAGGCCACGCGCACCGTGCTCATCAAGGAGATCAACTCTCCGCAGGACGTGGATGACGCCATCGTCACCCTGGGCGTCATGGAGGTCGGCGCCGAGGGCGTCATGTTCTCCCCGCGCTCCCACGAGGTGCTCAGCCAGTTCGTCTCCCGGCTGGCCAACCTGAACCGCGCGCAGGTGAAGATCGAGTCCTCCACCATCGTGCGCAGCGTCCCCATCGGCATGGGCTACCGCAGCTGCATCGACACCTCGACGCTCTTCTCCCCGACGGAGGGCATGCTCGTGGGCTCCACGTCCCAGGGCGGGCTCTTGTGCTGCCCGGAGGTCTTCTTCCTGCCGTACATGGAGCTGCGCCCCTTCCGGGTGAACGCCGGCGCGGTGCACAGCTACGTGTACAACTTCGGCAACCGCACCGACTACATGAGCGAGCTGCGGGCCGGCTCGCCGGTGATGCTGGTGGACCGCTCCGGCAACGCGCGCCGGGCCGCGGTGGGCCGGATGAAGACGGAGGTGCGCCCGCTGCGCCTCATCGAGGCCGAGTTCCAGAGCGGCGAGCGCATCAACACCATCATGCAGGACGACTGGCACGTCCGGATCTTCTCGGACGAGGCCAAGCCGCTGAACATCACCGAGCTGCGCCCCGGGGACAAGGTGCTCGGCCACGTGGCCAAGCCCGGCCGTCACGTGGGCATCAAGGTCGATGAGCACATCATCGAGAGCTGA
- a CDS encoding class I fructose-bisphosphate aldolase has product MSAIAKRIRWSRFVDRRCGRGIIVPIDHGLSIGPVEGLDSPAQVARWIGHPGITGIVAHKGMVERLGDQNLLRGVGIMVHLNGMMSLASSPDRKERLTSVEAALRLGADAVSMQLNFDGTNDAHNLTQLGAVVDEAQRYGLPVLTMLYDKVPCDKQEDCVKRLRHLMRACVELGTDALKLAAPSELAMMPVLLEGIREHTSVFFAGGAMRSEDEILLLAQEVVATGATGLCVGRNIFQRPSAHATLTRLQDIVLGSVHTPQPSAPAWPVSAQNVRVQWSQPVEEVVK; this is encoded by the coding sequence ATGAGTGCAATCGCCAAGAGGATCCGCTGGTCACGCTTCGTGGACCGGCGGTGTGGACGGGGAATCATTGTCCCAATCGATCACGGTCTTTCGATTGGGCCCGTGGAGGGGCTGGACAGTCCAGCACAGGTGGCGCGGTGGATCGGTCATCCGGGAATCACGGGCATCGTGGCTCACAAGGGCATGGTGGAACGGCTCGGAGACCAGAACCTGCTGCGCGGCGTCGGCATCATGGTTCACCTCAACGGCATGATGTCGTTGGCGTCATCGCCCGATCGAAAGGAACGGCTCACGTCCGTGGAGGCCGCGCTCCGGCTGGGGGCGGATGCGGTCTCGATGCAGCTCAACTTCGACGGAACGAACGACGCGCACAACCTGACCCAGCTGGGGGCGGTGGTGGACGAGGCGCAGCGCTACGGCCTGCCCGTGCTCACCATGCTCTACGACAAGGTCCCCTGCGACAAGCAGGAGGACTGCGTGAAGCGGCTGCGGCACCTGATGCGGGCGTGCGTGGAGCTGGGAACGGATGCGCTCAAGCTGGCCGCGCCCAGCGAGCTCGCGATGATGCCGGTGCTGCTGGAGGGCATCCGGGAGCACACCTCCGTGTTCTTCGCGGGGGGCGCCATGCGCTCCGAAGATGAAATCCTCCTGTTGGCGCAGGAGGTGGTGGCCACGGGGGCCACCGGGCTGTGCGTGGGGCGCAACATCTTCCAGCGGCCCTCCGCCCACGCCACGCTCACGCGGCTGCAGGACATCGTCCTGGGCTCCGTGCACACGCCTCAGCCCTCCGCGCCGGCGTGGCCGGTCTCCGCGCAGAACGTCCGCGTCCAGTGGTCCCAGCCGGTGGAAGAGGTCGTGAAATGA
- a CDS encoding aspartate kinase: MKPTETETPIGGLSFKSRRRPLIVKKFGGTSVANIDRIRRIARLALASQREGNDVVVVVSAMSGETDRLLKLAHQVLPLPEGREMDVIAATGEQVTVALTALAIQAEGGKSSSFLGHQLPVITDSAFTRARIQCVEQGPIREALARGQIAVVAGFQGVDPRNNITTLGRGGSDTTAVAVAAALGADVCEIYTDVEGVFTADPRVCPAGSKLKSIPYEEMLELASLGAKVLQVRSVEIAMKYNVPVHVRSSFSEEEGTLIVPRDKMLESRRLMGLACEKGQVRVELIGAECRPGLVAELTYLLADLNVSVDMLCHSRGAVENPRADISFTLPEGELRRAQPSLEQFMGKLGATGLQISTDLAKVTLVGIGLRSDPGIAARLCRSLTQQGIHVSGLSVNELRISCLVESGAADRAVCILHETFELAGEAPAEPLASATPA; the protein is encoded by the coding sequence ATGAAGCCCACCGAGACCGAAACACCGATTGGCGGATTGTCCTTCAAGAGCCGCCGCAGGCCCTTGATCGTCAAGAAGTTCGGCGGCACCTCCGTGGCGAACATCGATCGCATCCGGCGCATCGCGCGCCTGGCGCTCGCAAGCCAGCGGGAGGGCAACGACGTGGTGGTGGTCGTCAGCGCCATGAGCGGGGAGACAGACCGCCTCTTGAAGCTGGCCCACCAGGTGCTTCCGCTGCCGGAAGGCCGGGAAATGGACGTGATCGCGGCCACGGGGGAGCAGGTGACGGTCGCCCTCACCGCCCTGGCCATCCAGGCGGAAGGCGGCAAGTCCTCCTCGTTCCTGGGGCACCAGCTCCCGGTCATCACCGACAGCGCCTTCACCCGGGCCCGCATCCAGTGTGTGGAGCAAGGGCCCATCCGCGAGGCGCTCGCGCGGGGGCAGATCGCCGTGGTCGCCGGGTTCCAGGGAGTGGATCCCCGGAACAACATCACGACCCTGGGCCGCGGCGGCTCGGACACCACGGCCGTCGCGGTGGCAGCGGCGCTCGGGGCGGACGTGTGTGAAATCTACACGGACGTGGAAGGCGTGTTCACGGCGGATCCCCGCGTCTGCCCCGCGGGTTCGAAACTGAAGTCCATTCCCTACGAAGAGATGCTCGAGTTGGCGTCCCTGGGGGCCAAGGTCCTGCAGGTGCGCAGTGTGGAGATCGCCATGAAATACAACGTTCCCGTTCATGTCCGCAGCTCCTTCTCGGAGGAAGAGGGCACCCTCATCGTCCCCCGGGACAAGATGCTGGAGTCCCGGCGGTTGATGGGGCTGGCCTGCGAGAAGGGCCAGGTGCGGGTGGAGCTCATCGGCGCGGAGTGCCGCCCCGGCCTGGTGGCGGAGCTGACGTATCTCCTGGCGGACCTGAACGTGAGCGTGGACATGCTCTGCCACTCGCGGGGAGCGGTGGAGAACCCCCGGGCGGACATCTCCTTCACCCTGCCCGAGGGCGAGCTGCGCCGGGCCCAGCCCTCCCTGGAGCAGTTCATGGGGAAGCTGGGGGCCACCGGCCTGCAGATCTCCACGGACCTGGCCAAGGTGACGCTGGTGGGCATCGGTCTCCGCTCGGATCCCGGCATCGCCGCGCGCCTGTGCCGCAGCTTGACCCAGCAGGGCATCCACGTGTCGGGCCTGTCGGTGAACGAGCTACGGATCAGCTGCCTGGTGGAGTCGGGGGCGGCGGACCGGGCGGTCTGCATTCTCCACGAGACCTTCGAGCTCGCCGGTGAGGCCCCGGCCGAGCCGCTGGCCTCGGCCACACCTGCCTGA
- a CDS encoding multicopper oxidase family protein, translating to MLLGAGVLATGVADASLQNEDVSQDLVVKYATNRICRTLDQGRCKEWDDVKLRSYNGQLVGPTIEARPGDTLRIVLDNQLPPEPVRGMVDPNIPHGFNVTNLHTHGLHVSPAGNADNVMLSLEPGQKFEYEIKIPADHPAGTFWYHAHKHGSVSIQVSSGMAGALIIRGGLDEVPAIRAARERVFVFQQIPYALINDPYVPGTRANMVEDFEASFAEGRWEASGRRTTINGIVEPVIKMRGGEVQRWRFIHAGFRESLRIKLVRERDPQSVVSYYQLAHDGLATGRLDQVDETVMHPGYRTDVLVRAGNRPETYLLIDEATAAEESFTGLSETRKVLARIEIEGSFSSMPLPDTASLAPYAPFKSITNEELTGTQEARFDIDVQSTPAKYLINGKPFDPDTPPRKLTLGAVEEWRVSSSPLTSHIFHIHVNPFQIVTADGKGIWRDTLFVKANQSVRLRTRYERYVGKFVTHCHILDHEDQGMMEVLEIVHPGTSMHEKQH from the coding sequence TTGTTGCTGGGTGCAGGGGTCCTGGCCACGGGAGTGGCGGATGCCTCACTGCAGAACGAGGATGTCTCTCAGGACCTGGTGGTCAAGTACGCCACCAACCGCATCTGCCGGACCCTGGATCAGGGACGGTGCAAGGAATGGGATGACGTGAAGCTGCGCTCCTACAACGGCCAGCTCGTGGGGCCCACCATCGAGGCGCGGCCGGGCGATACCTTGCGCATCGTGCTGGACAACCAGCTTCCCCCCGAGCCCGTCCGGGGAATGGTGGATCCCAATATTCCGCATGGCTTCAACGTCACCAACCTTCACACCCACGGGCTTCACGTCTCTCCGGCGGGCAACGCGGACAACGTGATGCTCTCCCTGGAGCCGGGGCAGAAGTTCGAATACGAAATCAAGATTCCCGCGGATCACCCGGCGGGTACTTTCTGGTACCACGCCCACAAGCATGGGTCGGTGTCCATTCAGGTCTCCAGCGGCATGGCGGGTGCGTTGATCATCCGCGGGGGGCTCGACGAGGTGCCCGCCATCCGGGCGGCCCGTGAACGAGTCTTTGTCTTCCAGCAAATCCCCTACGCGTTGATCAACGATCCCTACGTGCCGGGCACGCGGGCCAACATGGTGGAGGACTTCGAGGCCTCGTTCGCCGAGGGGCGCTGGGAAGCCTCGGGGCGGCGGACCACCATCAACGGCATCGTCGAGCCCGTCATCAAGATGCGGGGGGGCGAAGTCCAGCGGTGGCGGTTCATCCACGCGGGCTTCCGTGAGTCGCTCCGGATCAAGCTCGTCCGGGAGAGGGATCCGCAGTCCGTGGTGTCGTATTACCAGCTCGCGCACGATGGACTGGCCACGGGCCGGTTGGACCAGGTGGACGAGACCGTGATGCACCCAGGCTACCGGACGGACGTGCTCGTGAGGGCGGGCAACAGGCCGGAGACCTACCTGCTGATCGACGAGGCAACGGCCGCCGAGGAATCCTTCACCGGGCTGTCGGAGACGCGCAAGGTTCTGGCCCGGATTGAAATCGAGGGTTCCTTCTCCTCCATGCCCTTGCCAGACACGGCCTCCCTCGCCCCATACGCGCCCTTCAAGTCCATCACGAATGAGGAACTCACGGGCACCCAGGAGGCGCGGTTCGATATCGACGTTCAGTCCACGCCGGCCAAATACCTGATCAACGGAAAGCCGTTCGATCCGGACACCCCGCCGCGCAAGCTCACGCTGGGGGCCGTGGAGGAGTGGCGGGTCTCGTCCTCGCCGCTCACGAGCCACATCTTCCACATCCACGTCAATCCCTTCCAGATTGTCACGGCCGATGGAAAGGGAATCTGGCGGGACACCCTCTTCGTGAAGGCCAACCAATCGGTGAGGCTGCGCACCCGTTACGAGCGCTACGTCGGGAAGTTCGTCACGCACTGCCACATCCTGGACCATGAGGATCAAGGGATGATGGAGGTGCTGGAGATCGTCCATCCCGGCACATCGATGCACGAGAAGCAGCACTGA
- a CDS encoding phytanoyl-CoA dioxygenase family protein, which yields MAAVKTWDRETVEAYQRDGAVCIRGLFDPGWVRRAREAIDAVLASPSELAIVASRSDDPGLFVEDFCNWRRIPLMEELARSSPAAAAAGALMGASQVRFFHDHVLVKEPRTRQHTPWHQDQPYYNVDGFQGCSVWLPVDPVPRASTLELVAGSHRGPWFLPRTFLDNQAKWFPEGKLAEMPDIPGAREAFPIVGWALEPGDAVFFHFLTLHGSAGVEGPNRRRVLSLRFLGDDIVHAPRPWRTSPPFPGLEKELPAGAPMDHPLFPVVWSPPMRPG from the coding sequence ATGGCCGCCGTGAAGACCTGGGATCGCGAAACCGTGGAGGCGTATCAGCGCGATGGGGCGGTGTGCATCCGGGGGCTGTTTGATCCCGGCTGGGTGCGCCGGGCCCGCGAAGCCATCGACGCGGTGCTGGCCAGCCCGAGCGAGCTGGCCATCGTGGCGAGCCGTTCCGATGATCCAGGCCTCTTCGTCGAGGACTTCTGCAACTGGCGGCGAATCCCCTTGATGGAAGAGCTGGCCCGGAGCTCGCCGGCGGCCGCCGCGGCCGGAGCGCTGATGGGCGCCTCCCAGGTGCGGTTCTTTCACGACCATGTGCTGGTCAAGGAGCCCCGGACCCGCCAGCACACGCCCTGGCACCAGGACCAGCCTTACTACAACGTCGACGGCTTCCAGGGCTGCAGCGTGTGGCTCCCCGTGGATCCTGTCCCGCGCGCCTCGACGCTGGAGCTCGTGGCCGGCTCCCACCGGGGGCCCTGGTTCCTGCCCCGGACGTTCCTCGACAACCAGGCCAAGTGGTTCCCGGAGGGCAAGCTGGCGGAAATGCCCGACATCCCTGGCGCGCGCGAAGCCTTCCCCATTGTCGGTTGGGCGCTCGAACCGGGCGACGCGGTCTTCTTTCATTTCCTCACGCTTCATGGCTCCGCGGGCGTGGAGGGCCCGAACCGCCGCCGCGTGCTCTCGCTGCGCTTTCTGGGGGACGACATCGTCCATGCCCCCCGGCCCTGGCGCACCTCTCCCCCCTTCCCGGGACTCGAGAAGGAGCTGCCTGCCGGGGCCCCCATGGACCACCCGCTGTTCCCAGTGGTCTGGAGCCCCCCCATGCGCCCAGGGTGA